Below is a genomic region from Halobacterium sp. CBA1132.
CGAACTGCTCGTCGTTGCGCTCGCGGATGTTCGCGACGGCGGCCTCGTTGGCCTCCACGTCCGACGCCATGATGAGAACCACGTCGCGGTCCGCGACCAGTCCCGCGACCTCCTCGTCGCGGATGTCCGCGACCTGCGCGTTCAAGTCCTGGTCGCGCAGCGCCTCCACGCGGGCCTCGTCGCGGTCCACGATGAGGACGTCCTTGCCTCGTTCGACCAACTCCTCGGCGACGGCGTGGCCGACGCTCCCGCACCCGAGAATAGCGTACGTAGACATCGAGGAGATGGTTGCCCGGCTGCTCATGATGTCCACGGATAACGCAGGCCGTCACTTAATCCTCCCGACCTGCCGCCGAGCGAGCGCGCAATCCGGCAAACGAGTGCCTCACCAGCGCGTTCTCGCACGCCCGAAGTCCGAGTCGAGGGTCTTGACGCCGGCGCCCGAATTCGGATGCCCTCGCGGGGACTGTCATCTCGAATCAGAACGTATTTGAGTCACAGCATCGAACGATGGAATGCGTTGGGCCGGTAGCTCAGTTTGGCAGAGCGACGGACTCTTAATCCGTCGGTCGCGTGTTCAAATCGCGCCCGGCCCGCTTCTGCGACGAACGAACGTGAGGAGCGAAGCGGGTAGCGATTTGAACCCTATCAGACGCAGCGCGAACGAAGTGAGCGACCGTCTGATTCCGGTTCAATATCGCGCCCGGCCCCTACTCTAATTATCCCTTTCCAGGGTTCTCTGACACTAACAGCGGCATCTGGGTGTGGTCAGCGTGACGCTCGAACAGCTGACTTACCCCGGTCAGCCCGTCGTCCAACTCCGCCTCACGCAGTGCCCGAGCACGACGACTCGGGATAGCTGAGCGAGGAGCGCTCTGGACAGGTCTGGTCGCTTTGGAGTGATTCGTCGGATACTGGGAAAAGACTATACTAACTAAATGGTTAGTTACCATTGGAAACAGCTATGAACGGACTAGCAGACAAGACTGCGGTCGTGACAGGAGCCGGCTCGGGAATCGGACGCGCCTCCGCGCAGCGATTCGCCGAGGAGGGGGCAAATGTGGTCGTCGCGGACATCGACGAGGAGAACGGGCAGGAGACCGTCGATTTGATCGAGGACGCCGGTGGCGAGGCGACCTTCGTCGATGTCGACGTGTCCGATGTCGAGTCGGTCGAGCGAATGGTGGATGTCACGGTAGACACGTACGGTGGACTGGACTTCGCGCACAACAACGCGGGCATTCTCACGGGGTTCGCGGAGACCACGGACATCGAGGAGGACCAGTGGGACCGACTCGTGGACATCAACCTGAAGGGGGTCTGGGCGTGCATGAAGGCCGAAATTCCCGTGATGGAAGAACAGGGTGGCGGCGCAATCGTGAACACGGCGTCAGAGTCGGGTCTCGTCGGAATGGGCGGGCTGTCCAGTTACTCGGCGAGCAAACACGGCGTCGTCGGGCTCACCAAATCGGTCGCCCTCGAGTACGCGTCGAGAGGAATCCGAATCAACGCGATAGCGCCCGGGCCGACGAAGACGAACATCCAAGCGAACTCCCCAGACACGGACGTCGACCCGCGGTCGCTTCCGTTCGACACGTCCGCGATGACCGACGTCCCGATGGAGCGCGTCGCGGAACCGGCGGAGATGGCTGGCGCGACCGTGTTCCTCTGCTCTGACGACGCGTCGTACATCACTGGCCACACCCTCCCGGTAGACGGCGGACAGGCCGCAAACTAAGCGACGCCGCTGAATCCCATTTACGCCGCGTCTGTGTTTTCGCCGGGGGCGAGCGAGAACAGTCCGGAGAGGTCGATAGATGCAGCGTCCCTGTGGGCGTCGACTGCTTCACGTCGCTGTGTTTCTGCGTACGCTCGGAGTTCGGTCTCGTCTATCTCGGGCAGGACAACCACGGCTTCTCCCGGGTCCGATTCGAGGAGCCTGTGGATACCGTGTGACGTGGCTACCGCGCGTCCCGCTGTTGCGAGCTTACTTCGAGACGCCTGTGTATCCCCGGCTACGGACGCTCCGAGGCGCGTCGCGGCCGCTCCGAGACTTCCCATCGTCTGGTCGAGGACCGGCACCTGCTCCTGGTTCGCTGACGTCGCAGTCGGATACGTTCCGAAGAAGGCGTCCGTAATCGACTCGAAGGCGGTCGCGAGAATCTCGACACCGTCTTCGAGTGCGGGGTACGGTGAAGCGGTCAGTGCGGTGAACGCTGACGTGGACAGGTAGTCCCCCGCTAAGAGCGCCCTCCCGG
It encodes:
- a CDS encoding polyprenyl synthetase; this encodes MVGATYAAVSDSPSDDSLLSCAAAIELLRGYTRIRSRLLIQLTDDHPHSLTTDPGRALLAGDYLSTSAFTALTASPYPALEDGVEILATAFESITDAFFGTYPTATSANQEQVPVLDQTMGSLGAAATRLGASVAGDTQASRSKLATAGRAVATSHGIHRLLESDPGEAVVVLPEIDETELRAYAETQRREAVDAHRDAASIDLSGLFSLAPGENTDAA
- a CDS encoding SDR family NAD(P)-dependent oxidoreductase translates to MNGLADKTAVVTGAGSGIGRASAQRFAEEGANVVVADIDEENGQETVDLIEDAGGEATFVDVDVSDVESVERMVDVTVDTYGGLDFAHNNAGILTGFAETTDIEEDQWDRLVDINLKGVWACMKAEIPVMEEQGGGAIVNTASESGLVGMGGLSSYSASKHGVVGLTKSVALEYASRGIRINAIAPGPTKTNIQANSPDTDVDPRSLPFDTSAMTDVPMERVAEPAEMAGATVFLCSDDASYITGHTLPVDGGQAAN